The Vanessa tameamea isolate UH-Manoa-2023 chromosome 8, ilVanTame1 primary haplotype, whole genome shotgun sequence DNA segment TAAAGAAATTGAGACTgcatgaaaatattaacaagtGTCATAAGGGACATGGAACTAAGTAAGGTCATGAGTGTGCCACCTAGGAACAGCCAGCTGCCTCGATCGGCTAGCATAGCAGCAATGGAGAAGCACACAAACACTATTGTTGTGCCTAGAAGAGCTGTCACAATTATAGATGGATCAACAATGCTCACATAATCTAAAAGAGGCCCCATGCTCATACctggaaaataatttataaattgaggTTTTATGCATTATCTTAATTTACTAAtctttgtatgaatattaaagttTAGTTTATACCTGAAGTTAAACCAAATCCTAATAGGTAGCCAAGTCTTAACTTTGTGTTCTTTCCATTATCTGGAGTAGCAATTAACATCAGCATTAGACCTGCGCCGACAATCGCTGAAAGGAATCCTGCTTGGAATCTTGTGAACATATCAACATACACTCCAGCTGAAGCTGCTCCACAAGTCATCATGAGTGTTCCATACACATTTTTGAGATGTTGACGAACCGGAGGTTCTctataagttttaaatgttattataaattatggtatttataatacaaagtttCATTATAGACAAGCTTTATTTACTAGAATGTTATTGATGAAGTAATCATGACTAGGCATAATTTCgcgcaaaattaaattttgattatttacgtTACATGATTTAGTGTTGTAACACACATTAAGTAGAgttaaattcgttttttttgtttgctttAAAACAACAAAGACGGTTGTTATCTTGttatttcaagtttataaatataatgacgtATATGTTCTAGAATTATCTTTCATTAATACTGTGAACTAAGGTTTTTTATGTAAGATAGGACGtcatataaaaatctaaatccATGAAAATAAAGTACTTACAATCGGTTCTGAAAGCTGTTGATAAAGGATTGAATATTTGGAGTCATGTTGCAAACTGATCTGACCAAACTAGAACAGTAATTTTTAGTTGGACtacaataactaaaaataattaaaaagtttaagctTTGAATCGAACACAATTCACAAGAAAAACTGagtaataagtaaatttaatatcgtATGATGCAATCAATTTAGAAATGGTTAATAGAATAAATGGCTGACACTAGAGTacgatgttatattatatatcacatCCACGACTTGAGAGTTGTGACTTCCGCAAGGAGgtaggtaattaataaattgaacattATTGAACTAGTAACATTTTGAAGAGTGAAAATCGAGAAGAAGTCAACATGACTTCTTCTCGATTTCTTATCTCTCTCGATCGATTAttgctatattatataagattacatTCTCGTTCCAGGATTAAATAATTCAGAAAATAGAGGAaccttttaaattgtaattatcagtaatattatacatgtatttttttttaatgttttgattttgataccaGTGACtaaaaatttttacttaattgtttatttatattattaaaaagatactaactattataaaattaaggtCTTAATGAAagttaatcaatatattatatttaggtatttttaattaagtgtttTGTAAATCGTTTTTTCTAATCGATTTTCACATGCTTTTAACCAATAGTAGAATAACACGAGTTAATTGATTACATTCATAtgcaattcatttttttatgttttgtattaattttttatttcagcatAAATCacgttgaaatataatataccttataaattaactgaattaaattaacaattattaaaatctagATAAGCACATATAGGTAATTGGCAATTGGCATTGGATGTAAAATAAATGCTGATAGgccatttattataaaaaaaaaaatataacctataaaAGTCAGCATACTCACGGACTGTCAAAACACACATGATAGTTTTGAAACATggtgaataatattaaatagaacgTTGCCGTAGtctaaaattgtacaaaatggGTAAAAAAACGAAAGTAGGAAAGCAACGGAAAGATAAGTATTATCAATTAGCAAAAGAAACAGGTTAgtcttaataaaaactttttaaatctattaatgtAGAAATATCACAATGTGCATCgtaaattgtaataatgtttttcaGGTTTTCGTTCTCGAGCTGCTTTCAAGCTAATTCAGTTGAATCGAAAATTTGGGTTTTTACAAAAATCACGAGTATGCATAGACTTATGTGCAGCTCCCGGTGGGTGGATGCAGGTTGCACATCAAAATATGCCTGTGTCCAGTGTAGTAATCGGAGTAGATTTATTTCCTATCAAACAAGTTCCTGGCTGCATCAGCCTCACTGAAGATATTACAACGGAAAAGTGCAAAACTGCaattaaaaaggaaataaaaacatgGAAAGCTGATGTTGTTCTACATGACGGCGCACCCAATGTAGGTCTAAATTGGATACATGATGCTTATCAGCAAGCATGTCTTACTTTAAGTGCTATGAAATTGGCATCACATTTTTTAAGAAGCGGTGGCTGGTTTGTTACCAAAGTTTTCAGATCTAAAGATTACCATGCATTGCTTTGGGTTCTTAAGCAGTTCTTTAAAAAGGTCCACGCAACAAAACCCCAAGCCTCTCGTAATGAGTCATCTGAAATTTTTGTTGTCTGCCAAGGTTATATTGCTCCGGATAGCATAGATCCTAAATTGTTGGAcccaaaatatgtatttgaagATTTAGAAATAATGAAGAAGAAACACAACAGTATATTACATCCTGAAAAACAGAAAAAGGCTAAAGCTGAAGGatataaagaaaatgattaTACAACCTTCCATAGTTTTTCAGTTTCTGAATTTTTAGATAAAGATGACCCAATTGACTTGCTACAAGGATGTTCCCAGGTATCAAAATTTCTTTTCATTAATACATATAGTACAGCTTTAAGTTCATTACCACTTTAATCATAGATTATTAGATGTTATTTGGGTTTTGTTACTCTATCTCAGTTCAATTGTCGAAAGTTTAAATCTACTTTTGTGTTACATCTGTGattgaaaattaagaaaaagaatatttatagtaaaaatcaaaaaaatcatgtaaatttttcaacaaaaatcTTTTATCTGGATATAAGTGCCTAGGTCCagttttaattctttaataaaacaacagttGTTACTTTACTTCTACAATTATTCTACAAATTGTATGAATGTACTTAATGCATCCAATGTTTTCTCACttattgtattcattatttttagataatattgGATGATGAAGAGATTGCAAATCATCCAAGAACTACAACTGAAATAAAGGAATGCTGTAAAGATATAAAAGTTCTTGGAAGGAAGGATGTGAAGTTGTTGCTCAGCTGGTTTAAGCATATCAAGGAGTGGAAAACATCACAAACTTCtgaggtaaatataaaaatattatcttagtcGTCACCCTGCTTGCTTACCCTTGTCTTTTTGTTAGGTTTAGTAAAATGTGTTAAAATACCAAAAGAAATATAAggactatttttattatgtggCTCCACTACCTTtaacagttttctttttttttttttttttaaagttggtaTTACTATCTGGTCCGTCcagatgaatataaaaatgtttatctgGATTTTATGATACCCGCTCCTGGTGGCTAAACTTTTATAGAATGATGCCTCACAATTTTGCAGTGAGAAAATATTCTCCCtggtaattttcaaaaattacttTTCTGAGTAATGTGAATAAGaagattacttattttttaaaatggctTTGATCCACATTTGATTCAAAATTggtaatttttagtaaatttattgatctttaagtttatttttgttatttgactggtcatgattaataaaattgcatgtatatgtaatagtaaaaattataactaactaTGTACaccttgttaaattataatattcactatgatagattttcaaattaataaaaaataaatcaaataattgtgTTATGTTAAAGGACAAAACTGAAACTaaggaagaagaagaaaaagttGTTGAGGAAGAGGTTGCAGATGAAAATGATGAAGTAGATGCTGAAGTCCACGAACTGCAGGTTAGATATATGTTTTGTCTTTTTGTTTAAACTTATCAAGACCTCAACATgttcagttattttttatttttatatagccgAATAATAGTTCATAGCTTGTAGGGAATGGTGAGTTTATCAGAAAataataggatttttttatgcAGGAAGAAGAAAAGAGGCAACTTAAACGGAAAAGAAaacagttaaataaacaaagacaaaAATTGGCTGAAAAAATGAATCTAAAGATGGTATTGAAAGGTGATGATGGCCCTATTTTGGAAAGTCGTGATATGTTTACACTTGCTGACATCAAGGATGGTGCGGTaagacattgttttttttaatatgtatttttaatattattaaaatatcatcatcatactCCTGCCCTCAtctcaattttacttggggtcagCGCAGCACATCTCATTCTTCCATATACTCTGttggacgtcatctcacaagtaactttCTTTCTAATCATattgtctttcacacaatccatccattgtttctttggtcgtcctctaccaatataattaaaatatatagatttaattatgattttgtaataaatgaaatagatacatatatgaatCCTGAAATAGtgtaatatttacatgtaaCATTAGTCAAATGAGATTTTACgtcatacatataattaatgtacAGGTTCAACTAGCCACCATTTCTAATCCTATACTTATGCACAGAGAGAAAGTTATAGTGTTCACATAGTTTAAAGTGCCATAGATAAACTATTTAtggaagaaaatatataatcatgtataagaattcattttaaaaaaatgagttatttaaaataatgacaatattaCTTTTTTGGAATTAATATACAGTTGTCAtgtattctataatttaatCTGCTTTACAGCAATTGAAAATGGTCATCGATCAACAACCTGATATTGTAGTCGATGAGAAAGATGATTCTGATGATGAATTGAAAATGAAACctaaatatgtcaaatatgaTGTAGAGTCATCGAAATTGGATTCATCTGGTCTTTACTATAAAGATTCAGATAGTGAATTGGAAATGGAATCTGATTCAGACACTGAAGAAGCAAAGGAATCTTTAGGTAACATAAATTTAGCAACAAGTATATGTAATAGTGTTGTCTTAATGTCCAAATTTAAGACACAAATTCACAAATATGGGTAAACTAAATAGGTGCAAAATGTATTCTCTCATTGTCATGTCCGATGAACAAGTATTCCAATAACACagaatttttgattttatgtgAAGGCTTAATGTACATTTTCCTTATatagcatattatttaaaataaaatataaatattttttttagctttcTCAGATTCTGACAATGAATCAaagaaaatagataaaataacaaaattaaatacgttaAAAAACAGTAAGATAAAGACCACACCATCAATTCCAAAAAATAATCCTTTACTTACTGATCTTGATAATACTGATCCTGTGTCAAAGAGATCAATGAAAGCAGAACTTTGGTTTCAAAAAGATGGTTTCAAAGATATTGACGAAGAAGATGATGAGGGTGTTGATTTAGACAAATTGGCTGAGTTCTACAGACAAAAAGGTAtgggcaataaaaaataataatattatagtattcatcattgtatttaaaaagcATAAACATAGAAATATCCATGGATATCATAATAAAGAGTATGCATTTTACTAGGTAACTGTTATggtcattttaaattgtatcaagATTGTGTTAAGCTTACCAAGAACATTTAGTATCATTTGAGAATGCCATCTGCATTCaacattttctttatcaaataatataaatgtatataatatatgaaaattacttTATAGGCAAGAAAGTAAAAGATAGTGGTTCAGAAAAATCTATGGAGATAAAGTCTGGGTCAAAAAGAaaacatgatgatgatgatgatgatgaatcatCTGACAGTGACTATGACATTGAGGAGACTGCTGCACCAACAGTGGGAAAAACTGGAGCTAAAACCAGTAAAAAAGATGGTTTTGAAGTTGTGTCCCAAGATCCTGgtacagtattatattaataaacttttaaaataatacataaagaaTACTTTTAGAGTAGTCTAATTTCATTAAGTATTtccatattttttgtttgagtaaaaaataaagcatgttttaaaacgattttggcatatgataatttttattttttatttaattttagaattaaaaaggTTGAAGAAAACACTTAAAATGGATGCTGAAACTCTGGCCTTAGGAACAATGATGGCTACATCAAAAAAATTCAAGCGGGATCTAATTGATGATGCCTGGAATCGATATgcttttaatgataaaaatttaccagATTGGTTTGTTGAAGATGAAAAGAAACATATGAATAAAGAAGTAGCAGTGCCTGAGGTAGgataaatatttgcttttaaaaaaagaaaatataatatcctaAGATATTAATTTTGGTCTTAATTATTCTATCTGATGAAacagttattataaaatcaaaatatactttattcaagtaggctttgacaagcacttatgaatcttcatttaacaaactattaattttattaagtgaagctaccaccagttcggaatacagattctactgagaagaactggcaagtaactcagtagttgctccttttcaacatttgaaaatacaaagtgatgttagttaaatatttatgtttatgtttacatagtataaaacaaagtcgctttctctgtccctatgtcctttgtacgcttaaatatttaaaactacgcaacggattttgatgcggtttgttttaatagatagagtgattcgagaggaaggtttttgtatataatacatagacaatatagttaagtaacactaataattttaaaagtttctaatgtgatgtcgtaaatttataaattttttgcgcttacattgtaaacgctggctgaaccctactagatagatcaaaataatgtactacagaattgtacacctccaaaatgtctataaaaagtccgcgatggtatatgtctatctcttaaatataacccacaataaacattttttatcgtttactttttacgagaaataatggcttattttcgaagcgattttaagcaatatagcattaatccttatccaattaggtaccttaaataaattgtgcattcaatatagatcaatatggccctttacagcatgtaatttaaatgaatattttcgaagatataacagttttaaaacgcagggacatagcggtttgtatttcctaataagtgaaaactgtgtacgttttacctatttgttatcactacatagtataaaacaaaattgcttcccgctgactgtcttttcctgtctatgcttaaatctttaaaactgtgcaacggattttgatgaggttttttttaatagatagagtgatttaaagagaatgattttgtatgtataatacgtggacaatatagtagataaacactgataattttagaggtttctaatgtgatgtcgtaaaaagacacatttttacgcatatattgcaaacgctacctgaacactatgagatagatcaaaataatgtactacagaattgtacacctcaaatatgtctacaaaaaactccgcgatggtatgtctatctgtaagtgataacccacaataacatttttttgttatttattttttaccacaaatattggctaattttcgaagcgattttaacctatacagcattaatccttatccaatgaaataccttaaatacattgttgatttaatattgacctatatggccctttacagcatatgatttaaatgaatattttcgaagatattacagatttaaaaattgcggaacgtagcgtttgcagtggtaccggccggccggggcggcgggagcgtgctataggcgcgtcggaagCCGCGGTtttccctgtagcactttgaatttagcagcgatcggacgcggttattatcggtgctctctagcgattgaaataacaatccatacttccatactaatattataaatatgaaagtaactttgtctgtctgtctcgctttcacgccaaaagtactggaccgatttaaatgaaatttggtacacaaatagtctaaagcctgagaaaggacaaggacaactttttatttggaaaaaactCTTTACAGCACTTGTTGATGTTGATGaaaagttgtaagttgttgaaagtattgtcatgtttagaatttttagaactagaagcataaaacttatattttcggctgtacacttataaagtaacatatcatgacacccactcgggagggaattttggatattctacccctaaatgggtgaaataggggttgaacgttcgtatggaattttttaagttagaaacatgaaactttatttttgggatactgattaaaaaggagtagatacttatttaagtgtttctgcatattctacccctacgggggtgatataagggttgaaagtttgtatagaagtccgttatttttaagatagaacatgaaactttatttttgggatactgaccaaaaatgagtacatacgtatttaagcatttctaaataatctaccattaagggggtgaagtaagggttgaaagtttttatgggagtcagccattttttaagtaacaaacatgaacattttttttgggatactgattaaaaatgagtaaatacgtatgtaagtgtttttttttgatattctaccactaaggagatgaaataagggttgtaagtttttatggaagtcgtcatttttttaagctaaaaacaaaaaactgtttttgggatactgattaaaaatgagtagatacgtatttaagcgtttctggatattttacgcctaaggggagaaatagggttaacattccgtatacaggttagactggaagtctgtaatttttgaagttagaaggtcgaaattttatttttgggctaccgattaaatatgagttgattcgcatttaagcgtttctggatattctaccctaagggctgaaatacacaccaatgtggtatacaaagaggtattaacgtaacattttaagttaatttgtaaatatattcatattctacgcgggcaaagccgcgggtaacagctagtacagttatatatgtacaaatataattcatcctgcctggaagtcaacaagtattagctccatgcttttttttcatctatataatattgtattgaattatatgacttctttacaaatgtattttttacaaatgattttaatttaggaatttaaaaatatctgcggaattttattatagaaataatataaatgtactttaaaatatacatttttattacagaaatatgCAGAGGAGTACAAGAACAGATTGCAGGACATAAACGCACGACCAATAAAGAAAGTGATTGAAGCCAAGGCTAGAAAGAAGAAACGAATGATTAAGAAAATGGAACGTGCAAAGAAGAAGGTTGAGGCTGTTATGGAAAATGCAGACATGTCAGAAAGAGAAAAGGCTCAACAGGTTAGACATCTCTACAAAAAGGCTCAATCTGATAGCAAAAAGAAAGTTACGTACGTCGTTGCCAAGAAGCATACAACAGCTAAGCGGATGAAACGACCCACAGGAGTAAAGGGACAGTACAAGGTAGTCGATCCGCGTATGAAAAAAGATTTACGTGCGCAGAAGGCCAAGGAAAAAACAAAAGGTCGCGGCAAGAAAGGCAAGGTAAATAAAACAAGGCCCCCTAAGCAGAAGGGCAAGaaagcaaaataattattaaatattattactttactgTAAGAATTCGAAATTTTGagagaaataaatatgtaatgaaatttGTGTAGTTATTTTTCATCATCAATCATAACATTTTCAAATCTCAATACAAAATGTATCCctataaaactattatgacCTGGTAAAGTATTGATTTGTTTGACATTACCGaagctatatttttatataagttcagGGTCGGCGATATTTGAGTCCTCGTGCGTCACTCGCTAGAGTTCAGGGACAGAAAGGCCATAAATGATATCATTCGCTGTTCGACCTTGGTGTTTTATTCTGATTCGTTGTCTGCCTATTAAGTGgttttgtgtatattaatacCGACTTAAAGCCGATTTTACTGAATATACTAACATTTTTCTACATATATACAAACGTAATGAatgtttgtttttgaattaattctaaatattattcgctgattaattattattttggtatatatccTGTATACGAATTGcgtcataaatttatttcaatagaaattGGTTACTTAGGTATCTTTATCATTACGGAAATAGCCAGAGAGCATCAGAAATTTAGTACGTAGGTATGAGTGAGAAATGTTGGGGGTAGGGGAGGGAGACTGTTAGGTAGGTAGGCGGATCGAGGCGGTTGGCGGCTGGCGCTATATCGAGCGCGCGATCACGGCCAAGGCCGCAGCGCCGTCATCGCCCCGACCCAAGCTGTGCGCCGTCACCCGTATCCGCGATACCCgcatctaatatttatattattttatttaataatattaaagttttctttACCTTCTGTGTTATATcgcattaaagtattttatcttttatattactcatacaacaaatattattttttgtataaaggtTTATATACATTCAGAAACAATACAAGGAAATAAATGGAAAAAGAAATATTCTTaaacagtattatattttagaatacaaATATGactaatatctataaattagACTCGTCTGTGTGTACATTTTATCGGTAGGTAGGCATGTCGGTTAGTGACGTCCGCGAACAGGTAGGTGCAGGGCGCGGGGGTGACCTCGCCCTCGCAAGGTCACAAGAGCCGTTCCACTGAAACGCCATGTTTCTCCCCACTCGGTACTCTTCCAGGCCTTTCCATGCCAGAAACAGTATAGGTATTGGTATGTATCATCGGGCATTTCGTTACCtactaagaaaacattt contains these protein-coding regions:
- the LOC113400135 gene encoding pre-rRNA 2'-O-ribose RNA methyltransferase FTSJ3 translates to MGKKTKVGKQRKDKYYQLAKETGFRSRAAFKLIQLNRKFGFLQKSRVCIDLCAAPGGWMQVAHQNMPVSSVVIGVDLFPIKQVPGCISLTEDITTEKCKTAIKKEIKTWKADVVLHDGAPNVGLNWIHDAYQQACLTLSAMKLASHFLRSGGWFVTKVFRSKDYHALLWVLKQFFKKVHATKPQASRNESSEIFVVCQGYIAPDSIDPKLLDPKYVFEDLEIMKKKHNSILHPEKQKKAKAEGYKENDYTTFHSFSVSEFLDKDDPIDLLQGCSQIILDDEEIANHPRTTTEIKECCKDIKVLGRKDVKLLLSWFKHIKEWKTSQTSEDKTETKEEEEKVVEEEVADENDEVDAEVHELQEEEKRQLKRKRKQLNKQRQKLAEKMNLKMVLKGDDGPILESRDMFTLADIKDGAQLKMVIDQQPDIVVDEKDDSDDELKMKPKYVKYDVESSKLDSSGLYYKDSDSELEMESDSDTEEAKESLAFSDSDNESKKIDKITKLNTLKNSKIKTTPSIPKNNPLLTDLDNTDPVSKRSMKAELWFQKDGFKDIDEEDDEGVDLDKLAEFYRQKGKKVKDSGSEKSMEIKSGSKRKHDDDDDDESSDSDYDIEETAAPTVGKTGAKTSKKDGFEVVSQDPELKRLKKTLKMDAETLALGTMMATSKKFKRDLIDDAWNRYAFNDKNLPDWFVEDEKKHMNKEVAVPEKYAEEYKNRLQDINARPIKKVIEAKARKKKRMIKKMERAKKKVEAVMENADMSEREKAQQVRHLYKKAQSDSKKKVTYVVAKKHTTAKRMKRPTGVKGQYKVVDPRMKKDLRAQKAKEKTKGRGKKGKVNKTRPPKQKGKKAK
- the LOC113400137 gene encoding probable Bax inhibitor 1, whose product is MTPNIQSFINSFQNRLEPPVRQHLKNVYGTLMMTCGAASAGVYVDMFTRFQAGFLSAIVGAGLMLMLIATPDNGKNTKLRLGYLLGFGLTSGMSMGPLLDYVSIVDPSIIVTALLGTTIVFVCFSIAAMLADRGSWLFLGGTLMTLLSSMSLMTLVNIFMQSQFLYQAHLYLGLMLMCGFVLFDTQLIIEKRRMGNKDFVQHALELFIDFIGMLRRLLIILTQKEEQDRRRKRE